In Lewinellaceae bacterium, a single window of DNA contains:
- the tnpA gene encoding IS200/IS605 family transposase — protein sequence MADTYTQLDIQLVFAVKGRESLIHRSWKEELYKYITGIVQNHKHKMLRINGMPDHVHIFIGYHPTQLIPKLVEEIKTSSNAFIKQKGLTNFNFSWQEGYGAFSYSRSHRDAVIKYIDNQEQHHRKKSFREEYLEFLQKFEIDYKEEYLFDFQEIYSW from the coding sequence ATGGCCGACACATACACCCAACTCGACATTCAGCTGGTTTTTGCCGTGAAAGGCAGAGAAAGCCTCATTCACAGATCCTGGAAAGAGGAGTTATACAAATACATAACGGGCATCGTCCAGAACCACAAACATAAAATGCTTCGGATCAATGGCATGCCGGACCACGTTCATATATTCATCGGGTATCATCCCACTCAGCTTATTCCAAAGTTGGTGGAGGAAATTAAAACCTCTTCTAACGCTTTTATCAAGCAGAAGGGACTCACCAACTTCAATTTCAGCTGGCAGGAGGGTTACGGGGCTTTCTCCTACAGCCGTTCCCACCGGGACGCCGTGATCAAATATATTGATAACCAGGAGCAGCACCACCGGAAGAAGAGCTTTCGGGAAGAGTATCTTGAGTTTCTTCAAAAATTCGAGATTGATTACAAGGAGGAATATTTGTTTGACTTCCAGGAGATTTATTCCTGGTAG
- a CDS encoding N-6 DNA methylase, producing MSINTSIKTIQNIMRKDAGVDGDAQRISQLTWLLFLKIYDAKEEEIELLMDEEDEYRSPIPEELRWRNWAANDEGITGDELLDFVNNRLFPELKELRGDDKSRLVRSVFEDTYNYMKSGTLLRAVINEIQKGIRLDTREERHQMNDIYEKILRDLQSAGNAGEFYTPRAVTRFIVEMANPQLGEKVLDAACGTGGFLVDTIEHIRRNVDFDKLEVREQLQNTVRGVEKKPLPHMLAVTNLMLHGIDVPRIAHDNLLMESYKKWTDAHRVDVIVANPPFGGMEEDGIERNFPADFQTRETADLFLWLFIHLLKDKGRAGIVLPDGSLFGEGMKTRLKEKLLTECNLHTIVRLPKGVFAPYTSINTNLLFFTKGEPTEEVWYYEHPYPPGYKSYSKGKPIRIEEFGSEKEWWNNRQENEYAWKASIEEIRKRNYNLDIKNPHSEEEDLGDPEELLREYRALEEKVEELREALKKELGESLKKEVYEVRG from the coding sequence ATGTCCATAAACACCAGCATAAAAACCATCCAGAACATCATGCGCAAGGACGCCGGCGTAGACGGCGACGCCCAGCGCATCTCCCAGCTCACCTGGCTGCTCTTCCTGAAGATCTACGACGCCAAGGAGGAGGAGATCGAGCTGCTGATGGACGAGGAAGACGAATACCGCTCGCCCATCCCCGAGGAACTGCGGTGGCGCAACTGGGCGGCCAACGACGAGGGCATTACCGGTGACGAGCTGCTGGACTTCGTCAACAACCGGCTCTTTCCCGAGCTTAAGGAACTGCGGGGCGACGACAAATCCCGCCTGGTGCGCAGCGTCTTTGAGGATACTTATAATTACATGAAATCCGGCACTCTGCTGCGGGCGGTCATCAACGAGATCCAGAAAGGCATTCGGCTGGACACCCGGGAGGAGCGCCACCAGATGAACGACATCTACGAAAAAATCCTGCGCGACCTGCAGAGCGCAGGCAATGCAGGGGAGTTCTACACCCCACGGGCGGTGACCCGCTTCATCGTGGAGATGGCCAACCCCCAGCTGGGCGAAAAGGTGCTGGACGCCGCCTGCGGCACCGGCGGCTTCCTGGTGGACACCATCGAGCACATCCGCCGCAACGTGGACTTCGACAAGCTGGAGGTGCGCGAGCAGCTGCAAAACACGGTGCGGGGCGTAGAGAAAAAGCCCCTACCCCACATGCTGGCCGTGACCAACCTGATGCTGCACGGCATCGACGTGCCGCGCATCGCCCACGACAACCTGCTGATGGAGTCGTACAAGAAATGGACGGACGCCCACCGGGTGGACGTCATCGTGGCCAACCCGCCCTTCGGCGGCATGGAGGAAGACGGCATCGAGCGCAACTTCCCCGCCGACTTCCAGACCCGCGAAACAGCCGACCTCTTCCTTTGGCTGTTCATTCACCTGCTGAAAGATAAGGGCCGGGCCGGCATCGTACTGCCCGACGGCTCCCTCTTCGGGGAGGGCATGAAGACCCGCCTGAAGGAAAAGCTGCTCACCGAGTGCAACCTGCATACCATCGTGCGCCTGCCCAAGGGCGTATTCGCGCCCTACACCAGCATCAACACCAATCTGCTGTTCTTCACCAAGGGCGAACCGACCGAAGAGGTGTGGTACTACGAGCACCCCTACCCGCCAGGCTATAAATCGTACTCCAAGGGCAAGCCCATACGCATCGAGGAGTTCGGGTCGGAGAAAGAGTGGTGGAACAACCGCCAAGAGAATGAATACGCCTGGAAGGCCAGCATCGAGGAGATCCGAAAGCGCAACTACAACCTGGACATCAAGAACCCCCACAGCGAAGAAGAGGACCTGGGCGACCCGGAGGAGTTGCTGCGAGAGTACCGGGCGCTGGAGGAGAAGGTGGAGGAACTGCGGGAGGCCTTGAAAAAAGAATTAGGAGAATCGTTGAAAAAGGAGGTGTATGAAGTTCGTGGTTGA
- a CDS encoding restriction endonuclease subunit S, with translation MKFVVENFEVLSKDAAHIQELKDLVLDMAFHGKLTNQTSEDESGELLLQRIKSKQEQLNKEGRIGKLTKYKSLGEDEIPVEIPESWIWCRLGELGETQTGTTPSRSNPEYYGTFIPFLGPGDLQNGVINYENKALSKLGIEKGRLIKKESILMVCIGGSIGKSVLVDRDVSCNQQINTITPIIALSDYLHYGMQANFFQTSLLKKASGSATPIINKGKWERLPFPLAPLPEQRRIVQKVNHLFRQIDALAAGAEQAEGVRRRLRAVLLHRLEQAAGRTAAGRAWVQLEEQFALALRRVEDVQALRQSILQLAVKGLLVEQNPQDEPASVLLERIKEEKARLVKEGKIRKQKKLPAISEEEMPFEAPEGWGWCRLGETSIILMGQSPKGSSYNSEGLGVPLINGPVEFGKGPFDKTILSKWTTEPTKMCIAGDLLVCVRGATTGRTNIAGFDACIGRGVASVRSMIFERYLHFFMLHSRYRILSLGTGTTFPSISQDDLKNLCFPLPPLAEQRRIVERVEGLLGWCDRLEAAMGEKEEKEGRLVRASVHLNS, from the coding sequence ATGAAGTTCGTGGTTGAGAATTTTGAGGTATTGAGTAAAGATGCTGCTCATATTCAGGAGCTGAAGGATTTGGTGCTGGATATGGCATTTCATGGGAAATTAACGAATCAAACTTCTGAAGATGAGTCCGGAGAATTGTTGCTACAGCGCATAAAATCAAAACAGGAGCAACTTAATAAAGAAGGGAGAATAGGTAAACTAACAAAGTATAAATCGTTAGGTGAAGATGAGATACCAGTTGAAATTCCTGAATCATGGATTTGGTGTCGATTAGGCGAGTTAGGTGAAACTCAAACAGGCACTACACCTTCGAGGAGCAATCCAGAATATTATGGTACTTTTATTCCATTTTTGGGCCCAGGTGACCTCCAAAATGGTGTGATTAACTACGAGAACAAAGCATTATCGAAACTAGGAATAGAGAAAGGCCGGCTAATAAAAAAGGAGTCTATCCTTATGGTCTGTATCGGAGGCTCTATTGGAAAATCCGTATTGGTTGACAGAGATGTCAGCTGCAATCAACAAATCAATACAATTACTCCTATTATTGCTCTATCAGATTATTTGCATTATGGAATGCAAGCAAATTTTTTCCAAACCTCACTTTTGAAAAAAGCATCAGGATCTGCAACACCAATAATTAATAAAGGGAAATGGGAGAGGTTGCCTTTTCCTTTAGCACCCCTCCCCGAACAACGCCGCATCGTCCAAAAAGTCAACCACCTCTTCCGCCAGATCGACGCCTTGGCCGCCGGGGCGGAGCAGGCGGAGGGCGTACGCCGGCGGTTGCGGGCGGTGCTGCTGCACCGCCTGGAGCAGGCTGCTGGGCGGACGGCTGCCGGCCGGGCCTGGGTGCAGTTGGAGGAGCAGTTTGCCCTGGCCCTCCGGCGGGTGGAGGATGTGCAGGCGCTGCGGCAGAGTATTTTGCAGCTGGCGGTGAAGGGGTTGTTGGTGGAACAGAATCCGCAAGATGAGCCGGCTTCGGTTTTGTTGGAGCGGATTAAAGAGGAAAAAGCCCGGTTAGTGAAGGAGGGGAAGATTCGGAAGCAGAAAAAACTGCCGGCGATTTCGGAGGAGGAGATGCCGTTTGAGGCGCCGGAGGGGTGGGGGTGGTGTCGGTTAGGGGAAACCAGCATTATCTTAATGGGACAAAGCCCAAAAGGATCAAGTTATAACTCTGAGGGTCTTGGAGTTCCTCTAATTAATGGTCCTGTTGAATTTGGGAAGGGACCTTTTGATAAAACTATACTCTCGAAATGGACAACCGAGCCTACAAAGATGTGTATTGCAGGAGATCTTTTGGTCTGTGTGAGAGGTGCAACTACAGGAAGGACAAACATTGCCGGATTTGATGCTTGCATTGGACGAGGAGTTGCGTCAGTTAGGTCAATGATTTTCGAACGATATCTTCACTTTTTTATGTTGCATTCCCGCTATAGGATTTTGAGTCTTGGGACTGGAACAACTTTTCCAAGCATATCTCAGGACGATTTAAAAAACCTATGTTTCCCCCTCCCTCCCCTTGCCGAGCAGCGGCGCATTGTGGAGCGGGTGGAGGGGTTGTTGGGGTGGTGTGACCGGTTGGAGGCGGCGATGGGGGAGAAGGAGGAGAAGGAGGGGCGGTTGGTGCGGGCAAGTGTACATTTGAATTCATAG
- the lanM gene encoding type 2 lantipeptide synthetase LanM gives MKENWHKALNIEERHRLSMSHSRLDTIITKTARATEELWRAVPSLKEKKSFESLLSNYNLTYEEFLQLLSTSPAEFSKHIDTLPLWVEYGRDLLETNSNPNKLSYAANNSISANELTQIVKHIVNEGESCLKRELINLEKSNNRFLISNELILGKFRQIIDESISEILIKPIVTEMYIAKRLGTLLCKDPETRYEEFLGKFSDPNLISNFLDIYPVAGRLSAVKTHQTQTVIIEMINRFYSDYEILEKHFGKKGKLGEIEAIEFGLGDSHKNGRTVAKFVFSSGVNIIYKPRSMEIDLHFQNLLMTITDRLENHKFKFPKIINRGSYGFMEFVEPSNCKSKKELNGFFYRHGFQLAVIYLMGGTDFHYENIIACGEYPILVDLETLMSPKVKSLCVHPVEIIADSLLKNSVLETGLLPFSFRFDPELEPIDISGLSNNNNQISPLRAPVWHEVGTDLMHLKREFIALPKTLNHPDPTNEKFRLSDYSCEIIAGFKKAFSLLKSNINEIKSLILGTKYAITRVVIRPTYIYAFLLRESYHPHLLGDALDRDRHFDQLWARTKTQPELKKIYKEERRDLWQGDIPYFMAHPNSKSLWSSRGEEISNFFESTSIDDTLQRLDNIDEENLIFQVWLIRLSLSSAALSQGVPIKKQGFKQSFEPNIMSIPIEIGDYIIKQAIISGREATWISLLETELGSYTPVIAGNDLYAGLPGIILFLFYLSEVSGQQKYHKIAKAGLNNLLIKLEDIDEQEISVGAFDGIGGVIYSLSHFGILLGDRSLFKLTKRFVSKTEKMLERNPDLDVISGVAGCILSLLAYHSASGDKIGLQIAKKFGDYLLKQKVENSEDFSWFPNDKDALINSGFGHGAMGIIYALHNLYLKSNIQKYRLPATQILTNFNSNDALTVNVTNGKNNSWCRGLSGSLGSLVRIYSKSDNEWTSNLLLNSDLAELDCICHGEMGNLDAIIGTKPYFSSDRIRNIVSQRYEMIVDRAKERGWFYGTPVESVGLMEGMAGIGYQLLRIAHPSKVPSILFLEPPVKRTKNKR, from the coding sequence GTGAAAGAAAATTGGCACAAAGCATTAAATATAGAAGAACGACATAGATTATCTATGTCTCATTCACGGTTAGATACCATAATCACTAAGACTGCCCGTGCTACTGAAGAATTGTGGCGTGCGGTCCCATCTCTTAAAGAAAAAAAATCTTTTGAATCGTTACTCTCTAATTACAATTTAACCTATGAAGAGTTCTTACAGTTGCTGAGTACTTCTCCTGCCGAGTTTTCAAAACACATTGACACTCTCCCATTATGGGTAGAATACGGTAGAGATTTACTTGAAACGAATTCAAATCCCAATAAACTCTCATATGCAGCAAACAATTCTATTTCAGCTAATGAGTTAACACAAATTGTCAAACACATTGTGAATGAAGGTGAAAGTTGCCTGAAGAGAGAATTAATAAACCTTGAAAAGAGTAATAATCGTTTTTTGATTAGTAATGAATTGATTTTAGGAAAATTTCGACAAATAATTGATGAGAGCATTTCGGAAATATTAATTAAGCCAATAGTTACAGAAATGTATATAGCGAAAAGATTAGGCACTTTGTTATGTAAAGACCCTGAAACCCGATATGAAGAGTTCCTTGGGAAATTTTCTGACCCTAACCTGATTTCAAACTTTCTTGACATCTATCCTGTAGCTGGAAGACTATCCGCAGTAAAAACCCATCAAACCCAAACTGTTATTATTGAAATGATAAACCGCTTTTATTCTGATTATGAAATACTTGAAAAGCATTTTGGAAAAAAAGGGAAGCTTGGTGAGATAGAAGCGATTGAATTTGGATTAGGTGATTCACACAAGAATGGGAGAACAGTTGCTAAATTTGTGTTTTCTTCTGGGGTAAATATAATTTATAAACCAAGGTCTATGGAGATTGATTTACATTTCCAAAATTTATTAATGACAATTACGGATAGATTAGAAAATCATAAGTTTAAATTTCCTAAAATAATCAATAGAGGAAGTTATGGGTTTATGGAGTTTGTTGAACCATCTAATTGTAAATCAAAGAAAGAACTTAATGGTTTTTTCTATAGGCATGGCTTTCAACTTGCCGTTATTTATTTAATGGGCGGAACTGATTTTCATTATGAAAATATTATTGCTTGTGGTGAATATCCAATATTAGTAGATTTGGAGACTCTTATGTCTCCCAAAGTTAAATCCTTATGTGTTCACCCAGTTGAAATTATAGCAGATTCACTATTAAAAAATTCAGTCTTAGAAACAGGGTTACTACCTTTTAGTTTTCGTTTTGACCCTGAATTGGAACCAATAGATATTTCAGGATTGAGTAATAATAATAACCAGATTTCTCCTTTACGTGCTCCAGTATGGCATGAAGTGGGGACAGATTTGATGCATCTAAAGAGAGAATTCATAGCTTTGCCAAAGACCCTAAATCATCCCGACCCAACAAATGAGAAATTCAGGTTAAGTGACTATTCATGCGAAATAATTGCTGGATTCAAGAAAGCCTTTTCTCTTTTGAAAAGTAACATTAACGAAATCAAATCTTTAATATTAGGCACCAAATATGCTATAACACGTGTAGTAATTCGTCCTACTTATATATATGCATTCCTCTTAAGAGAATCTTACCATCCACACCTTCTTGGTGATGCACTTGACAGAGATCGTCATTTTGACCAATTGTGGGCACGTACTAAAACCCAACCTGAACTAAAAAAAATATACAAGGAAGAAAGAAGAGATTTATGGCAAGGGGACATTCCTTATTTCATGGCACATCCTAACTCGAAAAGTCTTTGGTCAAGCCGTGGGGAGGAAATTTCTAACTTTTTTGAAAGTACGAGCATCGATGATACACTTCAAAGACTTGATAATATAGATGAAGAAAACTTAATATTCCAAGTTTGGCTAATCAGATTATCACTTAGTTCTGCGGCTTTATCGCAAGGTGTTCCAATTAAAAAACAAGGGTTTAAACAATCATTCGAACCAAATATAATGTCTATTCCCATTGAAATTGGCGACTATATAATCAAACAAGCAATTATTAGCGGCAGAGAGGCAACTTGGATTTCTTTGTTAGAAACAGAACTTGGATCTTATACTCCGGTTATTGCAGGGAATGACCTATATGCTGGTCTTCCAGGGATTATTTTATTTTTATTTTACTTAAGTGAAGTTAGTGGGCAACAAAAATATCATAAAATAGCCAAAGCGGGGTTAAATAACTTGCTAATAAAATTAGAAGATATAGATGAGCAAGAGATTTCAGTTGGAGCGTTTGATGGGATAGGGGGCGTAATTTATTCTCTCTCTCATTTTGGAATTCTTTTAGGTGACAGATCATTATTCAAACTGACTAAAAGATTTGTTTCAAAGACTGAAAAAATGTTAGAGAGAAATCCAGATTTAGATGTTATTAGTGGTGTTGCCGGTTGCATCTTATCGCTATTGGCTTATCATTCTGCTTCTGGAGATAAAATAGGGCTCCAAATCGCAAAAAAATTTGGAGATTATCTATTGAAGCAAAAAGTTGAGAATAGTGAGGATTTTTCTTGGTTTCCAAATGATAAAGATGCTCTTATTAATAGCGGATTTGGACACGGGGCAATGGGAATTATTTATGCATTACATAATCTATATTTAAAATCCAATATTCAAAAGTATAGACTACCTGCTACCCAAATACTTACAAACTTTAATAGCAATGATGCTTTAACAGTCAATGTAACTAATGGGAAAAATAATAGTTGGTGTCGAGGACTTAGTGGAAGTCTTGGTTCACTTGTAAGAATCTATTCAAAATCAGATAACGAATGGACATCTAATTTATTGTTGAACTCCGATTTAGCAGAATTAGACTGTATTTGCCATGGAGAAATGGGAAATCTTGATGCGATCATTGGAACTAAGCCATACTTTTCTAGTGATAGAATAAGAAATATTGTATCTCAAAGGTATGAGATGATTGTGGATAGAGCCAAGGAAAGGGGTTGGTTTTATGGTACACCAGTTGAAAGTGTAGGGTTAATGGAGGGAATGGCAGGAATTGGATATCAACTTTTAAGAATTGCTCACCCCTCTAAAGTTCCAAGTATCTTGTTTTTGGAACCTCCTGTGAAGAGAACGAAAAACAAAAGATAA
- a CDS encoding DEAD/DEAH box helicase family protein: MKRQLSEIDICMKYITPALQQAGWDIHAQVFREASLNQLTKGRIHVRGQLYKRGAAKRADYILVVNNIPIAVIEAKKNTLAVSAGMQQALEYAEMLDLLFAYSSNGDGFHEHDKTLSQGDIEREIPLGGFPSPQELWERYKRHKGIEDDAVEKVVTHEFYEYQDGKQPRYYQIVAINRTVEAVAKGQDRILLVMATGTGKTLTAFQVIWKLWKSGLKKRILFLADRNILLDQARTGDFRYFGDKMTIVRQHKVEKQFEVYLALYQGLTGQSEVDNIYREFSRDFFDLVVIDECHRGSASSESNWRSILEYFDGATHIGLTATPKETSKVSNIFYFGEPVYTYSLKQGIQDGFLAPYKVIRIDIDRDVLGWRPEGGQLDIEGNIVPDRIYNSKDFDRTLVIDSRTRLVAKRVSDFLKKTGRFSKTIIFCVDIDHAERMRIALANENKDLCAENPKYVMRITGDNPEGKLQLDNFIDPASQYPVIATTSKLLTTGVDAQTCKLIVLDAPIESMTEFKQIIGRGTRINEEFGKSYFTIMDCRNVTKLFADPAFDGEPIMVYEPELEDEIPPSEEQEEELAYPTEDEVVWDPPTVEEEEGHYRKTRVDGIEVSILRERVQYMNAEGKLITESLKDYTRKGLRQEFRSLDEFLLTWNAKKRKKELIEELEEQGLLLHELQSVVDQELDLFDLICHVAFDQPPLTRRERANKVKKRNYFTKYGTQARKVLEGILDKYADQGVEEIETMKVLQLDPFRQMGTPRQITDLFGGKNGYLAALQELEEELYGFRAS; the protein is encoded by the coding sequence ATGAAGCGCCAACTTTCCGAAATCGACATCTGCATGAAGTACATCACCCCGGCTTTGCAGCAGGCCGGCTGGGACATTCATGCCCAGGTGTTTCGGGAGGCCTCCCTCAACCAGCTCACCAAAGGACGGATACACGTCCGCGGGCAGCTCTATAAGCGAGGCGCGGCGAAAAGGGCAGATTACATCCTGGTGGTCAACAACATCCCCATTGCAGTGATCGAGGCAAAGAAAAATACGCTGGCGGTAAGCGCCGGCATGCAGCAGGCGCTGGAGTACGCCGAGATGCTGGACCTGCTCTTCGCCTACAGCTCCAACGGAGACGGCTTTCACGAGCACGACAAAACCCTGAGCCAGGGGGATATTGAACGAGAGATCCCCCTCGGCGGCTTTCCCTCGCCTCAGGAACTGTGGGAGCGGTATAAGCGCCACAAGGGCATCGAAGACGATGCGGTGGAAAAGGTGGTCACCCACGAGTTCTATGAATACCAGGACGGAAAGCAGCCGCGCTACTACCAGATCGTGGCGATCAACCGGACGGTGGAGGCGGTGGCGAAAGGGCAGGATAGAATACTGCTGGTGATGGCCACCGGCACGGGCAAGACCCTCACGGCCTTTCAGGTCATCTGGAAGCTTTGGAAATCGGGGCTTAAAAAGCGCATCCTCTTCCTGGCGGACCGCAACATCCTGCTGGACCAGGCCAGGACGGGCGACTTCCGCTACTTCGGCGATAAGATGACCATTGTGCGACAGCATAAGGTGGAGAAGCAGTTCGAGGTCTACCTGGCGCTCTACCAGGGGCTGACCGGGCAGAGCGAGGTGGACAACATCTACCGGGAGTTTTCCCGGGACTTCTTCGACCTGGTGGTGATCGACGAGTGCCACCGGGGCAGCGCCTCATCGGAATCCAACTGGCGGAGCATTCTGGAATATTTCGACGGAGCAACACATATCGGCCTGACGGCCACGCCCAAAGAGACCAGCAAAGTGTCCAATATTTTCTACTTCGGGGAGCCGGTGTATACCTATAGCCTCAAGCAAGGCATTCAGGATGGCTTCCTGGCGCCCTATAAGGTCATTCGGATAGACATTGACCGGGACGTCCTCGGCTGGCGGCCGGAAGGGGGGCAACTGGACATCGAGGGCAACATCGTGCCGGACCGCATTTACAACTCTAAAGACTTCGACCGCACCCTGGTGATCGACAGCCGGACCCGCCTGGTGGCGAAACGGGTGTCGGACTTTCTCAAAAAGACGGGCCGCTTCAGCAAAACCATCATCTTCTGCGTGGACATCGACCACGCGGAACGCATGCGCATCGCCCTGGCGAACGAGAATAAAGACCTCTGTGCCGAAAACCCCAAATACGTGATGCGCATTACCGGCGACAACCCGGAGGGCAAGCTTCAACTCGACAATTTCATCGACCCGGCATCCCAATACCCGGTGATCGCTACCACCTCCAAGTTGCTGACCACCGGCGTGGACGCCCAGACCTGCAAGCTCATCGTGCTGGACGCCCCGATCGAGTCCATGACCGAGTTCAAGCAGATCATCGGGCGGGGCACGCGGATCAATGAGGAGTTCGGCAAGAGCTATTTTACCATCATGGACTGCCGCAATGTGACCAAACTGTTCGCCGACCCGGCCTTCGACGGGGAACCGATCATGGTCTATGAGCCGGAGTTGGAGGACGAAATACCTCCTTCTGAAGAGCAGGAAGAGGAACTGGCCTACCCGACAGAGGATGAAGTGGTGTGGGATCCGCCCACTGTGGAAGAAGAGGAGGGGCACTACCGGAAAACCCGGGTGGATGGCATAGAGGTGTCCATTCTTCGGGAACGGGTGCAATATATGAATGCCGAGGGAAAGCTCATCACCGAGTCGTTAAAGGATTATACCCGCAAGGGGCTGCGGCAGGAATTCCGGTCGCTGGATGAATTTCTCCTTACCTGGAACGCCAAAAAGCGCAAGAAGGAACTCATTGAAGAACTGGAAGAACAGGGCCTGCTGCTGCACGAGCTGCAATCGGTGGTAGATCAGGAGCTGGATCTCTTCGACCTGATCTGCCACGTTGCCTTCGACCAGCCGCCGCTGACCCGCCGGGAGCGGGCGAACAAGGTCAAAAAGCGGAATTATTTCACCAAATACGGCACGCAGGCGCGCAAGGTGCTGGAAGGCATCCTGGATAAATACGCGGACCAGGGTGTCGAGGAGATCGAAACCATGAAAGTCCTGCAGCTTGACCCCTTCCGGCAGATGGGCACGCCCCGGCAGATTACGGATTTGTTCGGCGGGAAGAATGGCTATCTTGCGGCGTTGCAGGAATTAGAGGAGGAATTGTATGGGTTTAGGGCGTCGTAA
- the rlmN gene encoding 23S rRNA (adenine(2503)-C(2))-methyltransferase RlmN — protein sequence MITSTTKKDIRELSQLELEEVFQEVGEPKFRAKQVHEWLWKKGVHSFEAMTNLSKKLREFLDENFAINGIELDKVQHSLDGTIKSRFRLYDGHLIESVLIPVPADNRYTACVSSQVGCSLSCTFCATGRMKRVRNLDAGEIYDQVVLVNRQAEETFGHPLTNIVYMGMGEPLLAYKNVLESVERLTSPDGLNMSPRRITISTAGIAKMIKKLADDEVKFNLALSLHAADDEKRDQIMPINEQNNLSSLMEALRYFYRKTRNRISYEYIAFQNFNDGPEDAARLAALCRQFPVMVNIIEYNPIDGAPFLKAAEHRIDDFARYLRDQGVMVTVRRSRGKDIDAACGQLANKG from the coding sequence ATGATCACATCAACGACTAAAAAAGATATACGGGAACTCAGCCAATTGGAGTTGGAGGAGGTATTCCAAGAGGTTGGCGAGCCGAAGTTTCGCGCCAAGCAGGTGCACGAATGGCTGTGGAAGAAGGGCGTACATTCCTTCGAGGCCATGACCAACCTGTCTAAAAAACTGCGGGAGTTTCTGGATGAGAACTTCGCCATCAACGGCATCGAGCTGGATAAAGTGCAGCACAGCCTGGACGGCACCATCAAGTCGCGCTTCCGGCTGTACGACGGGCATCTGATAGAATCCGTGCTCATCCCGGTGCCTGCCGACAACCGCTACACGGCCTGCGTATCTTCCCAGGTAGGTTGCAGCCTCAGTTGCACCTTCTGCGCCACCGGCCGCATGAAAAGGGTGCGCAACCTCGACGCCGGCGAAATCTACGACCAGGTCGTGCTGGTGAACCGGCAGGCGGAAGAAACCTTCGGCCACCCGCTGACCAATATCGTGTACATGGGCATGGGCGAGCCGCTGCTGGCGTATAAGAATGTGCTGGAAAGCGTGGAAAGGCTCACCTCGCCCGACGGGCTCAATATGTCTCCCCGCCGCATTACCATCAGCACGGCCGGCATTGCCAAGATGATCAAAAAGCTGGCCGACGACGAGGTGAAGTTCAACCTCGCCCTTTCCCTGCACGCCGCCGACGATGAAAAGCGCGACCAGATCATGCCCATCAACGAGCAGAACAACCTCAGCTCCCTGATGGAAGCGCTGCGCTATTTCTACCGCAAGACCCGCAACCGCATCAGCTACGAATACATCGCCTTTCAGAATTTCAACGACGGCCCGGAGGACGCCGCCCGCCTGGCAGCGTTGTGCAGGCAGTTCCCCGTCATGGTCAACATCATAGAGTACAACCCCATAGACGGGGCGCCCTTCCTCAAAGCGGCGGAGCACCGCATCGACGACTTTGCCAGATACCTGCGCGATCAGGGGGTGATGGTGACGGTGCGCCGCAGCCGGGGGAAGGATATCGACGCGGCTTGCGGGCAGTTGGCGAATAAGGGGTAG